The sequence TCGGGTAATGTAAGCGTGGTGTTGGCTGCCAGTCTGGTAACATTGTACTCCCAGCGCAGATTACCTAATTGGCCCGGGAGAGGTGCGGTGCCATCTTCTTCGACAATGCCGGTAATCGTGCCGATTAATTCACCGACATGGCGTACCACAATCGCCGGATTGCTCGCTGCCCAAATCTCGCCTTTCGCTTCACCCTGGTAATTCGCCGTTTGTTCTTTAACAGAGAAGGTGTAGCGATCGGTCGTAAAACCGTTCACCTGGACACCGCGTTCAACGAGCTGTGCACTCTCCAGATTGCCGATCAGTTGATCAGGTGTGAGCATACTCCCCTCAAACAGGTCTGCCATGCTCCCCATTGAGAAACAGAATTGTTGACTTCCTTCTTCTGAATACTGGTACGTTTCGCCACCGATTTGTATATTGGTGATGCGAACGAGACGACTATCGGATGATGTGCTTTCGATCGTGAGACTCCGATCCCCGTTTTCGAGGATGATCTGACGTATCAGAAGGTTAAAAGGCTCCTCTGGTTTGCCTTCCTCTCTCGCAACACCTGCCATATTCATCTCAACCTGGACGTTCCCCAAGCCACGGAAGTCGGTTTGGGTGTTGATGACGGGTGGACGTTCGGAAGCGCCAACGCTAGCGGTCGTGGGTAGAGCAGCGGGTGACGGATTGGTGGTCGGAGAGGGATTGCTGGCGGCTGGTCGTGGAGTGCGGGTAGGTCGCGTCTCTTCGACGGTCGGTGAGGGTGAGGTGTTGCCGGTTGTTCCTCCACCACAGGCAGATAGCAAAACAATCAGGGTGGCGCCGATGATGATCCTGGCAACTTTGATCATGATGATGACTCCTATTGTGTTTGTAGCTGATCGTCACAGGCGTGCGAGGCTGACGCCATCTACACTGTACCATTTGGGATAGCGTCTCGCAAAGAATATGAACATTTTGTCAGGTTTTTTAGGTGGTGTGTCCTGTAAAAGCGTTCCTAACGGCTGTCAGTAGTCGTTGGGCAGTTTCGTCCCATCGCGGTAACGAAGCAGCCCTTTGTTGGGCCGCCTCGCTCAGATGCTGACGTAGGAGCGGATCTGCCATAACAGTGCGCAAGGCGTGCACCAGCGCCTGTTCATCGTCAGGTGGTACCAGGATGCCACCGTTGCCAACCAGCGTCGGTACGGGGCCGACAGCACCGGCAATGACCGGTAATCCGCATGCCAGCGCTTCGGCAAAGACTAAGCCGTACCCTTCAAATCGCGATGGCAGGGCGAAGATGCTTGCACGAGCATAACGCTCGGCCAACTCGTTGTCGGGCACTACACCACGCACAATGACCGGTGTTGGGCAGTGTCGTATGGCATGCCAGATCTCTGTCGCGTAGGCTGGGTCGGCATCAGTTTCACCGATCAATTCGAGGCGCCAGGTGTTAGACGCGATTTGACTCCAGGCTCGCACCAGGTGGGCTATGTTTTTGCGCGGTATCCACTGACCAACAGCAATGACCAGCATTTCACGGGGTAGATTCGGCGGTATGTCGTTTCGCAAACGATCACAGCCGCCAGACACGACGTGAATGCAGGCCGGGTCGGCGCCTCGCTCAATTAGGGCCATCGCACCTTCATCACTGACGGTAACCAGGACATCGGCGCGGAGCAAGGTTCGTTCCCATTGGTGTTCTTGCGGATCGTTGGCGCCTGCGAGCGTAGGTAGCTCGTGGATGAGGGCGACGATCGGTCGGTATGTGCGCCAGGTATCAATCCACGGTGCAACTACCGCACGGGCAAGTGCATCAATTATTAGAACATCGTAGCGACTCGGATCAATAAAGCGCTCCACCTGTGCCCTAGCCGCAAGTTGTCCGGCTACATCTGCTGGTCCCAGCACGATTTCATCGACCGGTTGACCCCAAGCGCGCCAGCGGCGAAAGACTTCACGGTGGTACAGATACCCACCAGTACGGCGATCAGGATTACCGACGGTGAGGAAGGCGAGGTTTAGTGTCATACCCCTATCCCTCCAGCGCGGCACTGTAACTAGCAAACGCCTGTGGGTTTTCCCAGATACGCACCGTTAATGTCTGCAAGCCAACACCACGGACTGCGGACGCAATCCGTTCCCAGCAGTATCGAGCCACATTTTCGGCAGTGGTGTTCATGTGTTGCAGACCTTCAACGGTACTCAGATCACGGTAGTGGAGATCGGCGACGATTGCGTTGACTGCATCTTGCAAGCGCGTGATGTCAAACAGTGTTCCATCGGGATGCAGATGATGTCCGGCGACAATCGCTTCAATGCGATAGGTGTGGCCATGCATCCGAGTAGCCGGGCCAAAGTTGCCTTCTAACCGGTGAGCTGCCTCAAATTGGGCAGATATGCCGATCTCGTACATAGTAATCTCCTTTCAGGATATAGTTCTCAGCCGGAACAGGCCCTCGCTTACGAATGCGGTTGGTGTAGATGTTCCGCCGGTGATAGCGACTCATACCGGAGCATCACCTGCACTAGACCTGCTGGGGCCTGATCGATCAAGGTGTACGCTGCCTTTGCCTCAGTGAACGGAAACTGATGACTGATGAGTTCGATTAAACGCAACTGCGGCAGGAGATCAATGACCGTGCGACTACGACGATGATAGTCCCAGCGCGGATACGTTTCAGGGGCTAGCCTTCCAACCTGTGAGGAACGCAACCGTACCCGACCACGATGAAAGTGTTCGCCCAGCATAAGCGTGACCGGTTTCTGGCCGTACCACGACGCAACCACGACCAACCCCTCAACGGCGGTTAGCTCTATTGCCTGTTGCAAGGCAGCCGGTGAACCACTGACTTCAATCACAATATCTGCGCCCCGACCGTCGGTAAGGTCGGCGATAGTTGTGCGATCAGCGTAGGCGAGGGTCAGAACGCCGAATCGCTCTGCCAATGCGCGGCGGGTGTTGTCGGGTTCGACGGCGATGACGCGGGCGCCGGCGCGTTGTAAGAGTTGCGTGACCAGTAACCCAACGACACCTTGCCCCAGTACGACAACTGTTTCGCCCAGTCGGGGAGCCGCATCGTGGCAAATGGTGAGCGCAGTTTCGACGTTGGCGTAGAATCCACCCGCTTCTGGTGGGAGAGAGGTAGGTAGTTGTTTGACCAGATGAGCAGGGATAGTAAATATTGTTTGATGCGGATGCAGGGCAACAACCGGATCACCGATCTGAAGATGCTCAACCTCTGGCCCAACATCGATTACATTGCCAACGATAGCGTAACCGTATTTGATCGGAAACGCAAAGCTACCCCGCAGCGTTGGCAGATCGAGTGCAAGCGTTGGTTCGACCTCACCGCGATAGACGAGCCGTTCGGTACCGTGGCTGATGAACGAAGCAATGGCGGCAATGCGTACCTCGCCGGCTGTAGGTGGTGGTACAGTTTCCTCACGAATGCTGACAGTCTGCGGTGCTGTAAACCAGATGGCCTGGGCAGTGAGTGGTCTCATAGTGATCGGTCGTCTGCCTCCTTAATCATTTCGTACTCTCATACACCAGTTCCCCTTCGAGCACAACATCAACTCCGCACGGTGTCCAGGTTGGATTGGCGAATTTCAGTGCCTGACTCAGCGTCGGAATACCCAGATCACCAATCGCCGTTGGCCCGCTGCCGAGAATTAACGGTGCAATCGTGATTGCTACGGCATCAACCAGTTTTGCACGTAACAGACTGGTGATGACCCGTGATCCACCTTCGACCATAACTGTAGCAATGCCACGTTCACTTAGGGCGGCAAGGAGTGCAGCCAGATCGACTCCACCTCCAGCAGCCTCTGGAAGTGTCAGAATGGTTGCTCCGCAGGCCTGTAACTCGGCGCGTCGTTCATCCGTTGCGGCTGCGGTACAGGCCAGTACTGTACCGTGTGCCGCGCCATCACGAATGACAGCCGCATGAAGCGGTGTGCGCAGATGGGTATCAACAATAACCCGTAACGGATCAGGCCCCTTCACCAGGCGCGTGGTCAGACGTGGATTATCGCGCAGCACCGTGCCAATGCCGACCATAATCGCATCACTATTTGCCCGCAGATAATGACAAAAGCGCAGTGACTCTGATCCGCTAATCCACTGTGAGCTACCATCGACGGCGGCAACCCGTCCGTCAAGTGTTTGAGCAAAACATAGCGTAACTCGAGGACGCATCATCTTCGGCGCACGATTTCTACAACTGAACCGGCGAGGATGGTCTCACCTAACCGTACTCCGGGCTTTGTTACCCGGACAGCCACTGCCACAATCGACGGATGATCTTGCAGAATGGCTGTGGCGATCCGTTCGGCAACTGCTTCGGTGAGTTTAAGCGGTGGGCCGCAAACAATGTCGCGAACGCGATCATGGATCTGACTGTAATCAACCGTCTGGCTTAATTCGTCGTTCAGCCCTGCCTCTCGCAGATCGAGCTGTACCGCAACATCCACGACAAATCGCTGACCGAGCCGGTTTTCCTCTGGACGTGTGCCATGGTACCCGATAAATTGCATACCACTTAAAATAATGCGGTCATGTCCGATTCCCCAATCATGCATAAGTAGTGTCCTTTTCTACGGCCAGACCGTACATCAGCGGGATATTCGGTATGTCGGCAGGGGGAAACATACGGCGCCCGGCTTGGGCTACCATCCGGGTAAATGGTCGCTCGCCGTTGACATAACAGTACTCGTGTAGTGCGCGTAGGCGTAATCCAGCCTGTGCAAACGCCGTAACGACTTCTCCTACTCCCCATCGGTAGAGGATGCACGGTTCCGGGTTGACAAAATCGCTCATGCCGGGCACAAATCCCGATGGCGACAGCCCACCTTCGGCGGCGCCAACATAATCCCCTACTCCCGGCAGGGTCAACGCCTGACCGTACTGCGGATAATCGTAAGCCAGTTGCCAGTCAGTGGTGAACATGTTTGAAACCGGATGAAACTCCATTAACACAAAGCGCCCACCAGGAGTAAGCAGCGCCGCAACACCGTTGGCAAACGCAGCGAGGTCGCGTAGCCAGCAGATGACCCCGTAACCTGCGTAGATGCGCTCAAATTGCAGGTTCGCTGCGGTCGCGTTGGCCAGATATTCGTAGACATCGGCTTGAACAAAGGTGGCCGGGATACCACTGGCAGCACTTAATGTTCGTGCGTGAGTAATAGCTGCATCGCTGAGGTCAACCCCGGTCACGATTGCCCCCTGCGCTGCCAGCGAGAGGCTATCGGCGCCGGTATTGCAGAGCAGGTGTAGCAATCGACAGCCACGCACATCGCCGAGCAGTGCGACTTCTTCTGGAAACAGGGTCGATCCCCCATTGCGTAGAAACGTGGCTTCATCGGCGCGGTGACTGCTATGCACCGGTACGACAGCGTTCCAGGAACGA comes from Chloroflexus sp. Y-396-1 and encodes:
- a CDS encoding zinc-binding alcohol dehydrogenase; its protein translation is MRPLTAQAIWFTAPQTVSIREETVPPPTAGEVRIAAIASFISHGTERLVYRGEVEPTLALDLPTLRGSFAFPIKYGYAIVGNVIDVGPEVEHLQIGDPVVALHPHQTIFTIPAHLVKQLPTSLPPEAGGFYANVETALTICHDAAPRLGETVVVLGQGVVGLLVTQLLQRAGARVIAVEPDNTRRALAERFGVLTLAYADRTTIADLTDGRGADIVIEVSGSPAALQQAIELTAVEGLVVVASWYGQKPVTLMLGEHFHRGRVRLRSSQVGRLAPETYPRWDYHRRSRTVIDLLPQLRLIELISHQFPFTEAKAAYTLIDQAPAGLVQVMLRYESLSPAEHLHQPHS
- the folB gene encoding dihydroneopterin aldolase, with the protein product MHDWGIGHDRIILSGMQFIGYHGTRPEENRLGQRFVVDVAVQLDLREAGLNDELSQTVDYSQIHDRVRDIVCGPPLKLTEAVAERIATAILQDHPSIVAVAVRVTKPGVRLGETILAGSVVEIVRRR
- a CDS encoding class I SAM-dependent methyltransferase — translated: MLDPITEQNRRSWNAVVPVHSSHRADEATFLRNGGSTLFPEEVALLGDVRGCRLLHLLCNTGADSLSLAAQGAIVTGVDLSDAAITHARTLSAASGIPATFVQADVYEYLANATAANLQFERIYAGYGVICWLRDLAAFANGVAALLTPGGRFVLMEFHPVSNMFTTDWQLAYDYPQYGQALTLPGVGDYVGAAEGGLSPSGFVPGMSDFVNPEPCILYRWGVGEVVTAFAQAGLRLRALHEYCYVNGERPFTRMVAQAGRRMFPPADIPNIPLMYGLAVEKDTTYA
- a CDS encoding glycosyltransferase family 4 protein, yielding MTLNLAFLTVGNPDRRTGGYLYHREVFRRWRAWGQPVDEIVLGPADVAGQLAARAQVERFIDPSRYDVLIIDALARAVVAPWIDTWRTYRPIVALIHELPTLAGANDPQEHQWERTLLRADVLVTVSDEGAMALIERGADPACIHVVSGGCDRLRNDIPPNLPREMLVIAVGQWIPRKNIAHLVRAWSQIASNTWRLELIGETDADPAYATEIWHAIRHCPTPVIVRGVVPDNELAERYARASIFALPSRFEGYGLVFAEALACGLPVIAGAVGPVPTLVGNGGILVPPDDEQALVHALRTVMADPLLRQHLSEAAQQRAASLPRWDETAQRLLTAVRNAFTGHTT
- a CDS encoding RibD family protein, with the translated sequence MMRPRVTLCFAQTLDGRVAAVDGSSQWISGSESLRFCHYLRANSDAIMVGIGTVLRDNPRLTTRLVKGPDPLRVIVDTHLRTPLHAAVIRDGAAHGTVLACTAAATDERRAELQACGATILTLPEAAGGGVDLAALLAALSERGIATVMVEGGSRVITSLLRAKLVDAVAITIAPLILGSGPTAIGDLGIPTLSQALKFANPTWTPCGVDVVLEGELVYESTK
- a CDS encoding 6-carboxytetrahydropterin synthase — its product is MYEIGISAQFEAAHRLEGNFGPATRMHGHTYRIEAIVAGHHLHPDGTLFDITRLQDAVNAIVADLHYRDLSTVEGLQHMNTTAENVARYCWERIASAVRGVGLQTLTVRIWENPQAFASYSAALEG
- a CDS encoding DUF3558 domain-containing protein; the protein is MIKVARIIIGATLIVLLSACGGGTTGNTSPSPTVEETRPTRTPRPAASNPSPTTNPSPAALPTTASVGASERPPVINTQTDFRGLGNVQVEMNMAGVAREEGKPEEPFNLLIRQIILENGDRSLTIESTSSDSRLVRITNIQIGGETYQYSEEGSQQFCFSMGSMADLFEGSMLTPDQLIGNLESAQLVERGVQVNGFTTDRYTFSVKEQTANYQGEAKGEIWAASNPAIVVRHVGELIGTITGIVEEDGTAPLPGQLGNLRWEYNVTRLAANTTLTLPEACAQQQAASADIPFPPNVSNQVRMGDLISFETTDSPKNVATFYQTEMEAKGWRPGNTSQYDNTYLLTFTKDGREASITISVIDNKTTVIITISSS